One segment of Pyricularia oryzae 70-15 chromosome 3, whole genome shotgun sequence DNA contains the following:
- a CDS encoding membrane transporter — MESSKVADVGEAGSSSSINEAPASLHDIADGYDSEMEGLTIYEKKALLVNRELAAQGMGRYQWMVFLLCGFGYFLDLLWAQAFGLILPSIKQEFGFSAVDSGNLSTAFNAGLTAGALFWGVVTDIIGRYWAFNFTVLIASVFGICLGAPDSYNGVLVLAAFVGIGVGGNVPIDTTICLELLPRGKRWLLPTLSVFQPLGVIVCSAIAYGFIPNYSCATDLESCSNVAAGQPCCGKRDNWGWRYTMFTIGSITIAAWIARFFLFKFKESPKFLLFRGRDADAVEVLQYIADFNKVPCTISVESFENLGEDEGPTSAGVEGREGRIVLGSGERQKNLSLFQKFKFEMSRLQVLFSSPVMTWLTVCVFLVYCFDYFAFSISGAFLPTILRNRGTELGLGLQWTYLSYIYIKLFGIPGVLAGTTIYKWRRLSMVVSSALFGGMLFAFTAVHDANSYIGISGLVYCFQSMFNAILYGMTPEFFPAPVRGTACGAASFFGRVFGIIAPLVGARVLAVSQNGVLYLAGSSAFVSTIFVCLIPGRFIGGQSY, encoded by the exons ATGGAGAGCAGCAAGGTTGCAGATGTCGGAGAGGCCGGGAGCAGCTCGTCCATCAATGAGGCCCCGGCCAGCCTTCATGACATCGCCGACGGATATGATTCCGAGATGGAAGGACTGACCATCTACGAGAAAAAGGCTCTGCTGGTCAATCGCGAGCTAGCAGCCCAGGGTATGGGACGATACCAGTGGATGGTCTTTTTGCTCTGTGGGTTCGGGTACTTTCTAGACCTGTT GTGGGCCCAAGCCTTTGGCCTCATCCTCCCGTCGATCAAGCAGGAATTCGGCTTCAGCGCCGTGGACTCGGGCAACCTCAGCACGGCCTTCAACGCAGGGCTGACGGCGGGGGCGCTCTTCTGGGGCGTGGTCACGGACATCATCGGGCGGTACTGGGCCTTCAACTTCACGGTGCTGATCGCCAGCGTCTTTGGCATCTGCCTGGGGGCGCCCGACTCGTACAACggcgtgctggtgctggccgcCTTTGTCGGcatcggcgtcggcggcaacGTCCCCATCGACACCACCATCTGCCTCGAGCTGCTGCCGCGCGGCAAGCGTTGGCTCCTCCCCACGCTGTCCGTCTTTCAGCCCCTCGGCGTCATCGTCTGCTCCGCCATCGCCTACGGCTTCATCCCAAACTACTCGTGCGCCACCGACCTCGAGTCGTGCAGCAACGTCGCCGCCGGGCAGCCCTGCTGCGGCAAGCGCGACAATTGGGGCTGGCGCTACACCATGTTTACGATTGGGTCCATCACCATCGCGGCGTGGATCGCGCGCTTCTTCCTCTTCAAGTTCAAGGAGTCGCCCAAGTTTCTGCTGTTTCGCGGCCGggacgccgacgccgtcgAGGTGCTGCAGTACATTGCAGACTTCAACAAGGTCCCCTGCACCATCTCGGTCGAGAGCTTTGAGAATCTCGGTGAGGATGAGGGCCCGACTTCGGCTGGTgtcgaggggagggagggtcGCATCGTGTTGGGCTCTGGCGAGAGGCAGAAGAATCTGTCCTTGTTTCAAAAGTTCAAGTTTGAAATGTCGCGACTCCAGGTGCTCTTTAGCAGTCCTGTTATGACCTGGCTGACTGTTTGCGTCTTTCTCGTCTACTGCTTCGACTAC TTCGCCTTCTCCATCTCGGGCGCGTTCCTCCCCACCATCCTCCGCAACCGCGGCACcgagctcggcctcggcctgcaGTGGACCTACCTATCCTACATCTACATCAAGCTCTTTGGCATCCCCGGCGTGCTGGCCGGCACGACCATCTACAAGTGGCGGCGGCTGTCAATGGTGGTGTCGTCTGCGCTCTTTGGCGGCATGCTCTTTGCCTTTACCGCCGTCCACGACGCAAACAGCTACATTGGCATCAGCGGGCTCGTCTACTGCTTCCAGAGCATGTTCAACGCCATCCTCTACGGCATGACGCCAGAGTTCTTCCCGGCTCCCGTCAGGGGCACGGCGTGCGGCGCCGCGTCGTTTTTCGGTCGCGTCTTTGGCATCATTGCGCCGCTGGTGGGCGCGAGGGTGTTGGCCGTCAGTCAGAATGGGGTTCTGTACCTGGCTGGGAGCAGTGCTTTCGTCAGTACGATATTTGTTTGCCTGATTCCTGGGAGGTTTATTGGTGGCCAGAGCTATTGA